The Lycium barbarum isolate Lr01 chromosome 10, ASM1917538v2, whole genome shotgun sequence genome includes a region encoding these proteins:
- the LOC132612931 gene encoding uncharacterized protein LOC132612931, producing MAGYDEADVLGMRSFSIKMLYSKLRGVMPKVDWRRIVCNNQRAPKWIFILYVAVSRRLLTRTRLAKWGIIIEVKCPLCERVDEDINHLLFECSFSATMWEKVLAWQGIQRIAMPWQQEVFWAICHAKGRTGRAEVYRMALASSVYHIWQERNWRVFQKRSRSAAELTRLIIQEVHCRRGKKGETARALDNLNFYPS from the coding sequence ATGGCAGGATATGATGAAGCTGATGTACTTGGCATGAGATCCTTCTCAATAAAGATGTTATATAGCAAGCTGAGAGGTGTGATGCCCAAGGTGGATTGGAGAAGGATAGTGTGCAATAATCAGAGGGCTCCTAAATGGATTTTCATTTTGTACGTGGCAGTTTCAAGGAGACTTCTTACTAGAACTAGGCTAGCAAAATGGGGAATCATTATTGAGGTGAAATGTCCTCTTTGTGAGAGGGTGGATGAGGATATAAACCATTTGCTATTTGAATGCTCTTTCTCTGCAACTATGTGGGAGAAGGTGTTGGCATGGCAAGGTATACAAAGGATAGCAATGCCTTGGCAACAGGAAGTGTTTTGGGCAATCTGCCATGCTAAGGGCAGAACTGGCAGAGCTGAGGTATACCGAATGGCACTGGCAAGTAGTGTTTATCATATTTGGCAGGAGAGGAACTGGAGAGTATTTCAAAAGAGATCAAGGAGTGCAGCTGAACTTACTAGATTGATCATTCAAGAAGTGCATTGTAGAAGAGGCAAGAAAGGGGAAACAGCTAGAGCCTTAGACAATTTAAATTTCTATCCCTCCTAG
- the LOC132613582 gene encoding uncharacterized protein LOC132613582 isoform X1 has product MEDQIVEWRIVEHTSLEDEEEEEDDDNEGEMKESKIRWIFNKGLWLGKKVMITGIVISSAPVVLPPLFVISALGFASSVPFGIAFAGYTCTEKLMNKLLPRSEPPPLLLEYEEMYGDDEDEFDEQVGGKGPGFGGEMLMEEEEKNEKEDVKEGVEMRIELVMDESAGPTLVEDEDVGRAEEERETNVDEGVKEEGYEEDVGEYLEGESEGPMKEMNLETERGREAENWEFDEKIKKTEGLDLVATEARGENEGEKDVTLTPGLPERNLVEVYEENSGGLEGNEDGKDTRPEVVEKSLESKDEKVDSLVKEIQGTKTEKGPEVTSEEKEVLEVTKKPNVSKSSKKHHKKKKANDGKNVAISDKGEGLSNKQQEDTDVKMIVKKEEMRDEVEVKQDEKHLPVKRETKEGKDEVNRSGASKKAKKAAEVDKTLSGSRDTRNGKDVGQAANSTKDPKEISNGKHVAKDASRPLEGKDNLVVAKEVQRKASDVQGNLPSERKGTTDQKKNANASGVPQVPGRAGIAEAKHAKELFSEEKIWEKINAMRTIVGYTVAPQPLLVDELKALYIFTGVEPPSMFSNLSNLAEVNDKLQFLMSIVGIK; this is encoded by the exons ATGGAAGATCAAATTGTGGAGTGGAGGATTGTGGAGCATACTTCTTTAGAagatgaggaagaagaagaagatgatgataacGAGGGGGAAATGAAAGAGAGTAAGATAAGATGGATTTTTAATAAAGGATTGTGGTTGGGGAAGAAGGTTATGATCACCGGTATTGTAATCTCTTCTGCGCCAGTAGTTCTCCCTCCGCTTTTCGTTATTTCTGCACTTGGGTTTGCATCTTCGGTCCCTTTTGGTATTGCTTTTGCTGGTTATACTTGTACTGAGAAGCTTATGAACAAGTTGCTTCCAAGATCAGAGCCACCACCTCTATTGTTGGAGTATGAGGAAATGTATGGAGACGACGAAGACGAATTTGATGAACAAGTAGGAGGGAAAGGTCCTGGTTTTGGTGGTGAAATGTTGATGGAAGAAGAGGAAAAGAATGAAAAGGAGGATGTAAAAGAAGGGGTTGAAATGAGGATTGAGTTGGTGATGGATGAGAGCGCGGGACCTACTCTTGTTGAAGATGAAGACGTTGGAAGAGCCGAAGAAGAAAGAGAGACTAATGTTGATGAGGGTGTTAAAGAGGAAGGATATGAAGAAGATGTGGGTGAATACTTGGAAGGAGAGAGTGAGGGACCAATGAAGGAGATGAATTTGGAAACTGAACGAGGGAGAGAAGCAGAAAATTGGGAATTTGATGAAAAAATTAAGAAAACAGAGGGTTTGGATCTGGTGGCCACAGAAGCCAGGGGAGAAAATGAGGGTGAAAAAGATGTTACTTTAACACCAGGTCTGCCAGAGAGGAATTTGGTTGAAGTATATGAAGAGAATTCAGGTGGACTTGAGGGAAATGAGGATGGGAAAGATACTCGTCCAGAAGTAGTAGAGAAGTCATTGGAAAGCAAAGATGAGAAGGTAGATAGTCTTGTGAAAGAGATTCAAGGAACAAAAACTGAAAAAGGACCTGAGGTTACTTCAGAAGAAAAAGAGGTTTTAGAAGTAACGAAGAAACCAAATGTCAGCAAAAGCTCGAAGAAACACCACAAAAAGAAGAAAGCAAATGATGGGAAAAATGTTGCAATATCAGATAAAGGGGAAGGGTTGAGCAACAAGCAGCAGGAAGACACTGATGTGAAAATGATAGTAAAAAAGGAAGAGATGAGGGATGAAGTTGAGGTGAAGCAAGACGAGAAGCATTTACCAGTGAAAAGGGAGACTAAAGAAGGAAAAGACGAGGTCAACCGAAGTGGTGCTTCCAAAAAGGCAAAGAAAGCTGCTGAGGTGGACAAAACACTGTCCGGGAGCAGAGATACAAGAAATGGCAAGGATGTTGGGCAAGCTGCAAACTCAACTAAGGATCCTAAAGAAATATCCAATGGTAAGCATGTCGCTAAAGATGCTTCTCGCCCATTGGAAGGAAAAGATAACCTGGTAGTTGCAAAAGAGGTTCAAAGGAAGGCATCTGATGTCCAAGGGAACCTTCCGTCTGAAAGAAAAGGGACCACTGATCAAAAGAAAAATGCAAATGCAAGTGGTGTCCCTCAGGTTCCTGGAAGAGCAGGGATTGCGGAGGCCAAACATGCCAAG GAGCTCTTCAGTGAGGAGAAGATATGGGAGAAGATAAACGCAATGAGAACAATCGTAGGATACACGGTGGCACCTCAACCTTTGTTGGTAGATGAACTAAAGGCATTATACATCTTTACTGGAGTCGAGCCGCCATCTATGTTCAGTAACTTGTCCAATTTGGCAGAAGTGAATGACAAGCTTCAGTTTCTTATGTCGATTGTGGGGATAAAGTGA
- the LOC132613582 gene encoding uncharacterized protein LOC132613582 isoform X2, which produces MEDQIVEWRIVEHTSLEDEEEEEDDDNEGEMKESKIRWIFNKGLWLGKKVMITGIVISSAPVVLPPLFVISALGFASSVPFGIAFAGYTCTEKLMNKLLPRSEPPPLLLEYEEMYGDDEDEFDEQVGGKGPGFGGEMLMEEEEKNEKEDVKEGVEMRIELVMDESAGPTLVEDEDVGRAEEERETNVDEGVKEEGYEEDVGEYLEGESEGPMKEMNLETERGREAENWEFDEKIKKTEGLDLVATEARGENEGEKDVTLTPGLPERNLVEVYEENSGGLEGNEDGKDTRPEVVEKSLESKDEKVDSLVKEIQGTKTEKGPEVTSEEKEVLEVTKKPNVSKSSKKHHKKKKANDGKNVAISDKGEGLSNKQQEDTDVKMIVKKEEMRDEVEVKQDEKHLPVKRETKEGKDEVNRSGASKKAKKAAEVDKTLSGSRDTRNGKDVGQAANSTKDPKEISNGKHVAKDASRPLEGKDNLVVAKEVQRKASDVQGNLPSERKGTTDQKKNANASGVPQVPGRAGIAEAKHAK; this is translated from the exons ATGGAAGATCAAATTGTGGAGTGGAGGATTGTGGAGCATACTTCTTTAGAagatgaggaagaagaagaagatgatgataacGAGGGGGAAATGAAAGAGAGTAAGATAAGATGGATTTTTAATAAAGGATTGTGGTTGGGGAAGAAGGTTATGATCACCGGTATTGTAATCTCTTCTGCGCCAGTAGTTCTCCCTCCGCTTTTCGTTATTTCTGCACTTGGGTTTGCATCTTCGGTCCCTTTTGGTATTGCTTTTGCTGGTTATACTTGTACTGAGAAGCTTATGAACAAGTTGCTTCCAAGATCAGAGCCACCACCTCTATTGTTGGAGTATGAGGAAATGTATGGAGACGACGAAGACGAATTTGATGAACAAGTAGGAGGGAAAGGTCCTGGTTTTGGTGGTGAAATGTTGATGGAAGAAGAGGAAAAGAATGAAAAGGAGGATGTAAAAGAAGGGGTTGAAATGAGGATTGAGTTGGTGATGGATGAGAGCGCGGGACCTACTCTTGTTGAAGATGAAGACGTTGGAAGAGCCGAAGAAGAAAGAGAGACTAATGTTGATGAGGGTGTTAAAGAGGAAGGATATGAAGAAGATGTGGGTGAATACTTGGAAGGAGAGAGTGAGGGACCAATGAAGGAGATGAATTTGGAAACTGAACGAGGGAGAGAAGCAGAAAATTGGGAATTTGATGAAAAAATTAAGAAAACAGAGGGTTTGGATCTGGTGGCCACAGAAGCCAGGGGAGAAAATGAGGGTGAAAAAGATGTTACTTTAACACCAGGTCTGCCAGAGAGGAATTTGGTTGAAGTATATGAAGAGAATTCAGGTGGACTTGAGGGAAATGAGGATGGGAAAGATACTCGTCCAGAAGTAGTAGAGAAGTCATTGGAAAGCAAAGATGAGAAGGTAGATAGTCTTGTGAAAGAGATTCAAGGAACAAAAACTGAAAAAGGACCTGAGGTTACTTCAGAAGAAAAAGAGGTTTTAGAAGTAACGAAGAAACCAAATGTCAGCAAAAGCTCGAAGAAACACCACAAAAAGAAGAAAGCAAATGATGGGAAAAATGTTGCAATATCAGATAAAGGGGAAGGGTTGAGCAACAAGCAGCAGGAAGACACTGATGTGAAAATGATAGTAAAAAAGGAAGAGATGAGGGATGAAGTTGAGGTGAAGCAAGACGAGAAGCATTTACCAGTGAAAAGGGAGACTAAAGAAGGAAAAGACGAGGTCAACCGAAGTGGTGCTTCCAAAAAGGCAAAGAAAGCTGCTGAGGTGGACAAAACACTGTCCGGGAGCAGAGATACAAGAAATGGCAAGGATGTTGGGCAAGCTGCAAACTCAACTAAGGATCCTAAAGAAATATCCAATGGTAAGCATGTCGCTAAAGATGCTTCTCGCCCATTGGAAGGAAAAGATAACCTGGTAGTTGCAAAAGAGGTTCAAAGGAAGGCATCTGATGTCCAAGGGAACCTTCCGTCTGAAAGAAAAGGGACCACTGATCAAAAGAAAAATGCAAATGCAAGTGGTGTCCCTCAGGTTCCTGGAAGAGCAGGGATTGCGGAGGCCAAACATGCCAAG TGA